The following proteins come from a genomic window of Salvia hispanica cultivar TCC Black 2014 chromosome 4, UniMelb_Shisp_WGS_1.0, whole genome shotgun sequence:
- the LOC125220892 gene encoding linoleate 13S-lipoxygenase 2-1, chloroplastic-like codes for MDPTQATGSSQPTVYDAVLLAELTQKLGSVKKAKEVYALFSTKTASLEAEKEEATNELSADGGQNDGETEVETERQGNGNPNSEGEKVVEGETPVHEKIAEGGTPVMEDNVEGETPIVERIAEGETPVHEKVVEGETPVRELMNEGETPMEAGDETPKDFRGATPEPMEEGETPSDVRGEAVGFMNRSYRFGHWNNSPGWRSAQTSWRVKETIFPVTTRSGLTTGDPVHLSSESDEESTSSVKKEPKSTSETEEESVESMANAGDDDPEIGWLTAHLDGEPAQAIVSTQRQRAIDIKTNVLGILPTFSGRRNECPYEFLNEFNFTLILWKIQETGEEKATLQSFARKSGEHENEIYYESNFEIPDDFGEIGAVKLENEHRQEMFVKNIALDGFPSGIINIHCDSWIHSQFESQEKRVFFSNTSYLPSETPSGLVRLREKDLVAQRGDGEGERKASDRIYDYDVYNDLGDPDADPELARPVLGGPKHPYPRRCRTGRPRTKADPLSETRSDDVYVPRDEAFSQVKQATFQAKTVYSVVHALIPSLRTYATDPDQGFPFFSAIDGLFNEGVHLPDIPTTGFLGNIIPRLVRSISEAGNSVLRFETPEFVDRDRLAWFRDAEFARQTLAGINPCAIQLVTEWPLKSNLDPEVYGPAVSEIDKEMVENEIRGFSTLEDAIKEKKLFVLDYHDLLLPYVERVREQKGTTLYGSRTLFFLMPSGTLRPLAIELTRPKIGDKPHWNRVFLPSWEPTGIWLWRLAKSHVLAHDSGYHQLISHWLRTHCCVEPYIIATHRQLSAMHPIYRLLHPHLRYTMEINALARQALINGNGIIESAFSPGKYSIELSSVAYDLLWQFDLQALPADLINRGLAVEDPSAPHGVKLVIEDYPYANDGLLIWDAIKEWVSDYVPQYYTDASLIQSDTELQAWWTEIKTVGHGDKKDEPWWPELKTPDDLIGILTTIIWTASGHHAAVNFGQFDYGAYFPNRPTTARVQMPVEDPSPEEKKKFLERPEAFLLECFPSQLQATVILTILDVLSNHSPDEEYIGGKIEPYWEDNKVIKAAFERFHGKLMEIEGIIDARNADLSLKNRSGAGVVPYELLKPYSGPGVTGKGVPNSISI; via the exons ATGGATCCAACTCAGGCCACCGGAAGTTCGCAGCCGACGGTGTATGACGCAGTACTGTTGGCAGAACTGACGCAAAAATTAGGTAGCGTCAAGAAAGCAAAAGAAGTTTACGCTCTGTTCTCCACCA AAACCGCTTCACTGGAGGCGGAGAAAGAAGAGGCGACGAACGAACTGTCGGCTGATGGTGGGCAGAACGACGGCGAAACGGAGGTGGAGACCGAAAGACAAGGTAATGGAAACCCTAACTCTGAGGGTGAGAAAGttgttgagggggaaacccctgttcaCGAAAAGATTGCTGAGGGGGGAACCCCTGTTATGGAAGACAAtgtggagggggaaacccctattgtgGAGAGGattgctgagggggaaacccctgttcaCGAGAAAGttgttgagggggaaacccctgttcgAGAGTTGATGaatgagggggaaacccctatggaGGCTGGGGATGAAACCCCAAAGGATTTTAGGGGTGCGACCCCTGAACCAATGGaggagggggaaaccccaagTGATGTCAGGGGGGAAgctgttggg tttatgaacaGGAGCTACCGGTTCGGACACTGGAACAACTCACCTGGTTGGAGAAGCGCCCAGACTAGTTGGCGGGTCAAGGAAACTATATTCCCAGTTACCACCAGATCGGGGCTTACAACAGGGGATCCAGTTCACCTGAGTTCGGAGAGCGACGAGGAGTCAACTTCGTCAGTTAAGAAGGAACCAAAGTCAACCTCAGAAACAGAGGAGGAAAGCGTTGAGAGCATGGCCAACGCAGGCGACGACGACCCAGAGATCGGCTGGCTCACTGCCCATTTAGATGGCGAGCCTGCCCAGGCCATCGTCTCTACCCAGCGCCAGAGGGCGATCGACATCAAAACTAATGTGTTGGGCATTCTCCCCACTTTCTCGGGTCGGAGGAATGAGTGCCCCTATGAGTTCCTCAATGAATTCA attttactttgatTTTATGGAAAATCCAAGAAACTGGAGAGGAGAAGGCCACACTGCAATCTTTTGCACGTAAAAGTGGGGAACATGAGAATGAGATCTACTACGAGTCCAATTTCGAAATCCCAGATGATTTTGGAGAGATTGGTGCCGTTAAACTTGAGAATGAACATCGTCAAGAAATGTTCGTTAAGAACATTGCATTAGATGGATTCCCCTCTGGCATTATCAACATCCACTGTGATTCTTGGATTCATTCCCAATTCGAGAGTCAGGAGAAGAGAGTCTTTTTTTCTAACACG TCATACTTGCCATCCGAAACTCCGAGTGGGCTAGTAAGATTGAGGGAGAAAGATCTGGTTGCTCAGCGAGGAGATGGCGAAGGAGAGCGCAAGGCCTCTGACAGGATCTACGATTACGACGTCTACAATGACCTTGGCGACCCAGACGCTGACCCTGAGTTGGCCCGCCCTGTTCTCGGCGGGCCCAAACATCCCTATCCTCGCCGCTGCAGAACTGGCCGCCCAAGAACTAAAGCAG ATCCATTATCGGAGACTAGGTCGGACGACGTGTATGTTCCACGAGACGAAGCATTTTCGCAAGTAAAGCAAGCAACATTCCAAGCAAAGACGGTCTACTCAGTGGTTCACGCGCTGATCCCATCGCTCAGGACATATGCCACCGACCCTGACCAAGGGTTTCCGTTTTTTTCAGCCATAGACGGTTTGTTTAACGAAGGGGTCCACCTCCCTGATATTCCGACCACCGGATTCCTGGGAAACATCATACCTAGGCTTGTCAGATCAATCTCTGAAGCTGGCAATAGCGTCTTGCGCTTTGAGACTCCTGAGTTCGTTGACA GAGACAGGCTTGCGTGGTTTAGGGATGCAGAATTTGCTCGACAAACTCTAGCAGGGATCAATCCATGCGCCATACAGTTAGTCACGGAATGGCCATTGAAGAGTAATCTTGATCCAGAAGTGTATGGACCGGCAGTGTCAGAAATTGACAAGGAAAtggtggaaaatgaaattcgAGGATTTTCTACTCTTGAGGATGCAATCAAAGAGAAGAAGCTTTTCGTCCTAGATTACCATGATTTGCTTTTGCCGTATGTGGAAAGAGTGAGAGAGCAAAAGGGGACTACCCTTTATGGGTCGAGGACGTTGTTCTTTTTGATGCCATCAGGCACGTTAAGGCCCTTAGCGATCGAGCTGACCCGACCAAAGATAGGCGACAAGCCCCATTGGAATAGAGTATTCCTTCCAAGTTGGGAGCCTACAGGCATCTGGTTGTGGAGACTGGCTAAATCCCACGTCCTCGCTCACGACTCTGGTTATCATCAGTTGATCAGTCATTG GCTAAGAACTCATTGTTGCGTCGAACCATACATCATTGCGACACACAGGCAACTAAGCGCGATGCACCCGATTTATCGATTGTTGCATCCCCATCTACGATACACGATGGAGATCAATGCATTGGCTCGTCAAGCACTCATAAACGGCAATGGGATCATCGAGTCCGCTTTCTCCCCCGGAAAGTACTCCATCGAGCTGAGCTCAGTTGCTTACGACCTTCTCTGGCAATTTGACTTACAAGCACTGCCGGCAGATTTGATTAACCG aGGCCTGGCCGTGGAGGATCCAAGCGCGCCCCACGGCGTGAAGCTGGTGATCGAGGATTACCCTTACGCGAACGACGGTTTGCTTATATGGGACGCCATCAAGGAGTGGGTTTCCGACTACGTTCCACAATACTATACCGACGCTAGCCTCATACAGTCCGACACCGAGTTACAAGCATGGTGGACGGAGATAAAAACGGTAGGGCACGGCGACAAAAAGGACGAGCCGTGGTGGCCGGAGCTCAAAACCCCGGACGACCTAATCGGGATCCTGACGACCATCATATGGACGGCTTCCGGCCACCATGCGGCCGTGAACTTCGGGCAGTTCGACTACGGAGCATACTTCCCGAACCGGCCCACCACCGCCCGCGTGCAGATGCCGGTGGAAGACCCGAGCCcggaagaaaagaagaagtttCTAGAAAGGCCGGAGGCGTTTCTGCTGGAGTGTTTCCCATCGCAGCTTCAGGCGACGGTGATTTTGACGATTTTGGATGTGCTTTCGAATCATTCTCCCGATGAAGAGTACATTGGGGGGAAAATTGAGCCTTATTGGGAAGATAATAAAGTGATAAAGGCAGCGTTTGAGCGATTTCATGGGAAGTTGATGGAGATTGAAGGGATCATTGATGCTAGAAATGCGGATTTGAGTCTGAAGAATAGGTCCGGAGCGGGTGTGGTGCCGTATGAGCTCTTGAAGCCGTATTCTGGGCCTGGGGTTACAGGGAAGGGTGTGCCAAATAGCATCTCTATTTAG
- the LOC125223654 gene encoding linoleate 13S-lipoxygenase 2-1, chloroplastic-like: MMLSKSNNFLKSHALTTQTLPPNLHNHFRYGEGNVSSSIPIPRRSKQRNLRLCRGASTEVKPSLLTPVEKSTSVKVVITVLDEDGGGLLSNIGINQGLDGLTDLLGRTLLVELVAAQLDAKTGEEKLTLQSYARKSGDNENEIYYESSFEIPYDFGEIGAIILENEHRQEMFVKNISLDGFPSGSINIHCNSWIHSKYDDPEKRVFFSNTSYLPSQTPGGLTRLREKELVALRGDGQGERKTSDRIYDYDVYNDLGDPDNDENLARPVLGGPDHPYPRRCRTGRPRTEKDPLSESKPSEMYVPRDEAFSKVKQETFQAKAIYSVVNGLVPLLKSVAVDADQGFPYISAIDGLFNEGVLLPDIPTTGFLGNIIPRLLRAITSTGNTILRFETPQFIDRDKLAWFRDTEFARQTLAGINPCAIQLVTEWPLKSKLDPDVYGPAESEISRELVEQDIRGFCTLEEAMEQKKLFVLDYHDLLLPYVGRVRELEQTTLYGSRTLFFLMPSGTLRPIAIELTRPKIGDKPYWNKVFVPSWEPTGVWLWRLAKSHVLAHDSGYHELISHWLRTHCCVEPYIIATHRQLSAMHPIYRLLHPHLRYTMEINALARQALINADGIIETSFSPGKYSMELSSVAYDLLWQFDLQALPAELISRGMAVEDPSAPHGLKLMIEDYPYANDGLLIWDAIKQWVTDYVRHYYLEPILIQSDTELQAWWTEIRTVGHGDKKDEPWWPDLKTPDDLIGILTTIIWTASAHHAAVNFGQFDYGAYFPNRPSIARVPMPTEELSLEEKKKFLERPEVFLLESFPTQLQAIKVMIVLDILSNHSPDEEYIGGQLRLYWADNKVIKAAFERFQGRLMEIEGIIDARNADWSLKNRSGAGVVPYELLKPFSGPGVTGKGVPNSTSI; this comes from the exons ATGATGCTAAGCAAAAGCAACAACTTCCTCAAATCTCACGCTTTAACAACTCAAACCCTACCTCCAAATTTACACAACCATTTTCGCTACGGCGAAGGAAATGTTTCATCTTCAATTCCGATTCCCCGCCGATCCAAACAAAGGAATCTCCGGCTATGCCGCGGCGCTTCCACCGAAGTGAAACCTAGCTTGTTGACCCCCGTTGAGAAGTCAACTTCCGTTAAAGTGGTCATCACCGTGCTTGATGAGGACGGGGGCGGCCTCCTCAGCAACATCGGCATCAACCAGGGGCTCGACGGATTAACCGACTTGCTCGGCCGAACCCTGCTCGTCGAGCTCGTCGCAGCACAACTCGATGCTA aaactGGTGAGGAGAAGCTGACACTGCAATCATATGCACGTAAAAGTGGGGATAATGAGAATGAGATCTACTACGAGTCCAGTTTCGAAATTCCATATGATTTTGGAGAGATCGGTGCCATTATACTTGAGAATGAACATCGTCAAGAAATGTTCGTTAAAAACATCTCATTGGATGGATTCCCCTCTGGCTCCATCAATATACATTGTAATTCTTGGATCCACTCCAAATATGATGATCCTGAGAAGAGAGTCTTTTTTTCCAACACG tcataCTTGCCATCCCAAACTCCAGGTGGGCTAACAAGATTGAGGGAGAAAGAGCTCGTAGCTCTTCGAGGAGATGGCCAAGGAGAGCGCAAGACCTCGGATAGGATCTACGATTATGACGTCTACAACGACCTCGGCGACCCAGACAACGACGAGAATTTGGCCCGCCCTGTTCTTGGTGGGCCTGACCATCCCTATCCTCGTCGCTGCAGGACTGGCCGCCCAAGAACTGAGAAAG ATCCATTATCGGAATCTAAGCCCTCTGAGATGTATGTTCCACGAGACGAAGCATTCTCCAAAGTGAAGCAAGAGACCTTTCAAGCAAAAGCTATCTACTCAGTGGTGAATGGGCTGGTGCCATTGCTCAAGTCAGTTGCAGTGGATGCTGACCAAGGATTTCCATATATTTCAGCTATAGACGGTTTGTTCAACGAAGGGGTCCTACTTCCGGATATTCCGACCACTGGATTCCTCGGCAACATTATACCTAGGCTTCTCAGAGCAATCACTAGCACTGGCAACACCATCTTGCGCTTTGAGACTCCTCAGTTCATTGACA GAGACAAACTTGCGTGGTTTAGGGATACAGAATTCGCTCGACAGACTCTAGCAGGAATCAATCCATGTGCCATACAGTTGGTCACCGAATGGCCCTTGAAGAGTAAGCTTGATCCTGATGTGTATGGACCGGCGGAGTCAGAAATCAGCAGGGAACTCGTGGAACAAGATATTCGAGGATTCTGTACACTTGAGGAGGCAATGGAACAGAAGAAGCTTTTTGTCCTAGATTACCATGATTTACTTTTGCCTTATGTTGGAAGGGTGAGAGAGCTCGAGCAGACCACCCTTTATGGATCGAGGACATTGTTTTTCTTGATGCCATCGGGTACGTTAAGGCCCATCGCGATCGAGCTAACCCGACCAAAGATAGGCGACAAGCCCTATTGGAATAAAGTATTTGTTCCAAGTTGGGAGCCTACAGGCGTCTGGTTGTGGAGACTGGCTAAATCCCACGTCCTCGCTCACGACTCTGGTTATCATGAGTTGATCAGTCATTG GCTAAGGACTCATTGTTGCGTCGAGCCATACATCATTGCGACACACAGGCAACTAAGCGCAATGCACCCGATTTATCGATTGTTGCATCCCCATCTACGATACACAATGGAGATCAATGCATTGGCTCGTCAAGCACTCATAAACGCTGATGGGATCATCGAGACTTCTTTCTCCCCCGGAAAGTACTCCATGGAGCTTAGCTCAGTTGCTTACGATCTTCTATGGCAATTTGACCTACAAGCACTGCCCGCAGAGTTGATTAGCAG AGGAATGGCAGTGGAGGATCCAAGTGCGCCTCACGGCCTGAAGCTGATGATCGAGGATTACCCTTACGCGAATGACGGTTTGCTTATATGGGATGCCATCAAACAGTGGGTCACAGACTACGTCCGACACTACTATCTTGAGCCAATCCTCATACAATCCGACACCGAGCTACAAGCATGGTGGACGGAGATAAGAACGGTAGGGCATGGCGACAAGAAGGACGAGCCCTGGTGGCCGGACCTCAAAACACCAGACGATCTTATCGGTATCCTGACAACCATTATATGGACGGCTTCGGCCCACCATGCAGCCGTGAACTTTGGGCAGTTCGATTACGGAGCATACTTTCCGAACAGGCCAAGCATTGCCCGTGTGCCAATGCCAACTGAGGAACTGAGcttggaagaaaaaaagaagtttCTAGAAAGGCCGGAGGTGTTTCTTCTGGAGTCTTTCCCCACACAGCTTCAAGCAATAAAAGTTATGATCGTTTTAGATATTCTTTCGAACCATTCGCCTGATGAAGAGTACATCGGGGGTCAACTCCGGCTTTATTGGGCAGATAATAAAGTGATAAAAGCGGCGTTTGAGCGATTTCAAGGGAGGTTGATGGAGATTGAAGGGATCATTGACGCTAGAAATGCGGATTGGAGTCTGAAGAATAGGTCCGGAGCGGGTGTGGTGCCGTATGAGCTTTTGAAGCCATTTTCTGGGCCTGGTGTTACGGGGAAGGGTGTGCCAAATAGCACCTCCATTTAG